Below is a genomic region from Medicago truncatula cultivar Jemalong A17 chromosome 3, MtrunA17r5.0-ANR, whole genome shotgun sequence.
TTAATTTCGACCCAAAATCGAACACTTCGCTCAAAGATTGTAACTATAAATTCTTCAATGCAGTCAGTGGACACACCACAACTTCAACTCTGTTACCCTCTCAAGTCTCTTCCAAATCTAACTTCAAAGTACTATCAAACAAAAGAACATTCACAAAACTCATGGCTCTTACCACTAACTCAAACACATTTCCATTCATCATCCTTCTGCTGCTTCTACTAGGTGAACAAGAAATTTAACACTGATTTTACGTTCCATgtctttagtttttttgtttttaaacttATATTATGGTTTTATTTGCAGGTAATGTAGCTTCGGGGACAATGTTTACCATAGAAAACCGTTGCAACAACACAATCTGGCCGGGAACACTTTCTGGCAACGGTGCTGAACTTCTCGGCGACGGGGGATTTTCTCTGCCGCCAGGATCGTCTTTTGACGTCACTGCTCCGCCAGGCTGGTCTGGACGTTTCTGGGGTAGAACCGGCTGCAACTTCGACGGTGCTGGTAACGGGAATTGCATCACCGGAGACTGCACCGGAGGATTGAAATGCAATGGTGGAGGTGCTCCTCCAGTGACGTTGGCGGAATTTACGATCGGAAGCGTGAGTGGAGATAAAGACTTCTATGACGTTAGTTTGGTGGATGGTTACAATGTCGGGATAGGGATACAAGCAACCAGAGGAACAGGTGATTGTCAGTATGCAGGTTGTGTTGCGGATTTGAACAGTCATTGTCCAGCGGAGTTGCAGGTAACAGAGGTAGGGGGTTCGGTGGTGGCCTGTAAGAGTGCGTGTGCAGCGTTTAATACCGAGGAATTTTGTTGTACCGGTGAACATTCGAGTCCACAGAGTTGCAGTTCAACACAGTACTCAGAGATGTTCAAGTCTGCGTGTCCCTCTGCGTACAGTTATGCTTATGATGATGCTTCAAGCACTTGCACATGTTCTGAATCCGATTATCATATCACTTTTTGTCCAACTGCTTCCTCCTAGCCTTACCACATTCAACAATGACTTTTGttttctctgattttttttattttttttttcaagttttctTTGCTTTCTTGATTTCTTATTTCTGATGGTCTATGTACTATCATTATCATTTATTATAATATGGTTTGGTGATCACTTATGTAAGAGTAATTGAATCATTATTCTTATTTGTTAGTACTTGCACATGTTAATGTGATTGCTGCCAAACCGTGTGTGTGTTCAAGCTGATAAGTGAGTGATGAACTTTCTTTTGGTTACATAagaaaataatcttttttatgCTCAAAGAAAGAGTAAGTGATGAATTAGGGCTCTTTGATCTTAAAAACTGATGaataaaatggcaaaaatcACATAATCCAGATTCGTTCTTGAAAGCATCTAATACTAATTTGATTGATTGTTCAAAACCACTAAAATGCAGCATTTTACCGTAAGCAAACTTCCAGTAGTgtatattttgacatttttaagcATATAAATGAGGAGATGGGCAATAACTGACAATTAAAAATCACCAAATTTCACATGGTTAATGTTAATACACGTTCACTTCAACAATATCAAATAGTCACTTAGGCTTAGGCtctatttagtaaaaataagttataagctagctgatagctaaTGACTGATATCTGATaacttatagctgaaaagcttgcttattaaaaataacgtgtttggtaaaattagttgttgaagtggctgataggtataaaatgacattttttttttttaatatacatatagatacacacatttttttgtaatgtatttattttttaatatttttaattatagttaaatatgtttttggtccctataaatattcaaatttttggtcttagtttccataaaaaaattctccgacctttaatcctaaaaaaaaaatcaccgacaattttgatctctgctttatgaatcccaaaaataagagaaaggtggaaacaaaatgtgagctagaatatataaaattttacaatgtacaatagactagttattttttcctttaaaaaaaaaataggctagttaaattaaaaaaaataattaatttaaattaatagggttaaagttggaagaaaatataaaaagctaccagctataagctaaaaagctacttaaaatagcttttcaaaaaacgctataagctcatgaaaaaagcttgttaccaaacacgccacgttttcatctaacgagcttataagttaatctaacaagctataagctaacttttttgtgttaccaaacacagccttaaccttggtcaaaaaaaataaaatagtcacTTAACAGATGGTTTAATCTAATTAAAAGACTaacttgttttaatttattattgtcaTAGACTTAggatgtgtttggattgagagTTTGGAAGGGGATAGTTTActtttcgtttttaaattacaaattatataacatgttttttctaaaataaattaaatataattgaagtattatatgattgtttatcatgttaatatgttaactttttataaaatattttagtgtccataatttaaaaataaaaataaaccctcccctcccaaACCCTTCATCCAAACACAGCCTAAAGGCTAGGGTCGGTGAAGGACCGAGGCTTCAGtgttaaatttattgttcaaatttttcattGTTGTTGAATGTTTCACCCTCCTCTGATAATTATAAAAGACTACAATTTACCGGAgcattaattaaaaagaaaagaaaataaatggcaaaataaaagataaatatatatggagaaaagaatgaagcagaacttttcttttttaaccttACAACTTACAAGGCCTTCGGCCAAAGCGACAATCGTATCATAtgaacttcttttctttttcctttttttttttcttcttctcaattttcttctttcccCTCTACTTTCTATTTCcctaaatttcaattttctctaCAAAAGGCTCTCCTCTTGGAAAACCAAATCTGCAATCTCATCCAATTTTTCCTAAACAATTTTGGATGAGAAAGCAACCTCCTAAATCTAAGGACTTAAATTACAGTCCAAAATCGCTAAAAGAAGGGGTGGAAGGTTAAAGCTTCCTATATCTTACAGACATTCCTTTTAAAGAACTATTATTTCTCAAAGAAAAACCATTTCGCAGGCGACTAAACCATGACAATTTCATCTCCCCAAATCCGGTGCACTGACCCTCCCCCTCGCCCTCACTGCTAAAGAGGGTTTGGTCAGAGCACTCAAGTGAAGCTCCACATGCTATATTATAAGATTGGCATGCGGAATGGCATACCCGAAGTCTGTTGTCTCCATCCTTGTCACACTTCTGGATTGAGATCTGAAAATTAAATGCCAAAAGTCTTCAGACAAATAGGCAAAGTTACCAACTGTGCTCTAATATCTAAAGTAAAGACAATGCGAGAAAGCatacaattcaataaaaatcgGTCTCATGTTCTTTGGTCAAAAAACCGTGGTAGAACTAGGAAGGAATGTCACGCGTGTTAGATTGACATGATGAAACGCAGTAGGATTATTTCATGGCTAATAAAAACATCCTCATTGAATATCTAACCGACAAAATGGGACTTACACTATTGTTTTATCTTAAGAAAGCATCACATGCAGTGCATTGTAATGTATAGAACATGTAGGAATGAAAATAGGAAGAAAAATCAGCAGAAAATTGATCGCAAAACAGAATTTCAGGTTAAAGCATGAATAGGAACATACTACTacagaaaaaaataagaaaaagaacaattttaatATGAAAAGACATCTTACCCAGCAGGCAAGCCGTTTAGCAGCCTCATCACAGTAGGTGCTGCCAAATATATTAAACAACTTCCTAGCACCCCCAGGGAATAATCGGTGGTAATTTGGCATAACAACTACTTCTTCCAACTGCTGCAGTATGCTAGGCTCGCTGGGTGCACAATGCTGACCAGATACATCATTTACCAGTACATTTTTGCAAACTGAGAGACTAGATAGGAGCATGGAGCTGTTCTGGCATGTGTATCCGGCATAGTCAGAACAACGGAATTCACAAACTCCATTATCACAAACCCCACCATGAAGGCTGCATTGCT
It encodes:
- the LOC25490172 gene encoding pathogenesis-related thaumatin-like protein 3.5, encoding MALTTNSNTFPFIILLLLLLGNVASGTMFTIENRCNNTIWPGTLSGNGAELLGDGGFSLPPGSSFDVTAPPGWSGRFWGRTGCNFDGAGNGNCITGDCTGGLKCNGGGAPPVTLAEFTIGSVSGDKDFYDVSLVDGYNVGIGIQATRGTGDCQYAGCVADLNSHCPAELQVTEVGGSVVACKSACAAFNTEEFCCTGEHSSPQSCSSTQYSEMFKSACPSAYSYAYDDASSTCTCSESDYHITFCPTASS